From one Comamonas piscis genomic stretch:
- the aroB gene encoding 3-dehydroquinate synthase gives MTDTVHIDLGDRSYPILIASGLLAQAETFAHCPKASQALIVSNDTVAPLYARQLQAALAPHYPKVELVVLPDGEAHKNWTTLQGIFDALMHNGADRKTVLFALGGGVVGDMTGFAAASFMRGVPFVQVPTTLLSQVDSSVGGKTGINHPLGKNMIGAFYQPQLVVCDLDSFDTLPARELSAGLAEVIKYGPIADMAFMDWLEAEMPALIAGDKRALAHAVRRSCEIKADVVSKDEREADLRAILNFGHTFGHAIEAGMGYGVWLHGEGVGAGMVMAAELSQRLGLVDAAFVQRLRQLIARAGLPVRGAILDADDNAGRYLELMRHDKKSQAGAIRFVLIDGPGKAVVREAPDALVREVIDLCCAEPAQA, from the coding sequence GTGACCGACACTGTTCATATTGATCTGGGCGACCGCTCCTACCCCATCCTGATTGCATCTGGCTTGCTCGCCCAAGCGGAGACATTCGCGCATTGCCCCAAGGCCTCGCAGGCGCTGATCGTCAGCAACGACACGGTGGCGCCGCTCTACGCCCGTCAGCTGCAGGCCGCGCTGGCACCCCACTACCCCAAGGTGGAACTGGTGGTGTTGCCTGATGGTGAGGCGCACAAAAACTGGACGACCTTGCAAGGCATTTTTGATGCGCTGATGCACAACGGCGCCGATCGCAAAACAGTGCTGTTTGCGCTGGGTGGCGGGGTTGTCGGCGATATGACCGGCTTTGCCGCTGCCAGCTTTATGCGCGGCGTGCCCTTTGTGCAGGTGCCCACCACCTTGCTGTCGCAGGTGGATTCTTCTGTCGGCGGCAAAACCGGCATCAACCATCCGCTGGGCAAGAACATGATCGGCGCCTTCTACCAGCCGCAGCTGGTGGTCTGTGACCTGGACAGCTTTGACACCTTGCCCGCGCGCGAGTTGAGCGCCGGCCTGGCCGAAGTTATCAAGTACGGCCCGATTGCCGATATGGCGTTTATGGATTGGCTGGAGGCCGAGATGCCTGCGCTGATCGCCGGCGACAAGCGGGCGCTGGCCCATGCCGTGCGCCGCAGCTGTGAGATCAAGGCCGATGTGGTGTCCAAGGACGAGCGCGAGGCAGACCTGCGCGCCATTCTGAATTTTGGCCATACCTTTGGCCATGCGATCGAGGCCGGCATGGGCTACGGCGTCTGGTTGCATGGCGAAGGCGTGGGGGCCGGCATGGTGATGGCCGCCGAGCTGTCCCAGCGTCTGGGCCTGGTGGATGCCGCTTTTGTGCAGCGCCTGCGCCAGCTGATTGCCCGTGCGGGCCTGCCAGTGCGCGGCGCCATTTTGGATGCCGATGACAACGCCGGTCGCTACCTGGAACTGATGCGGCACGACAAGAAATCCCAGGCCGGTGCGATCCGCTTTGTGCTGATCGATGGACCCGGCAAGGCCGTGGTGCGCGAGGCGCCGGATGCACTGGTACGCGAGGTCATCGACCTTTGCTGCGCCGAGCCTGCGCAGGCCTGA
- a CDS encoding shikimate kinase: MAPSVCLIGLPGSGKSTIGRQLARLWGVDFVDSDHVIEAQLGCSIKEYFSAHGEQAFRDVEAQVIATLATRERACILSTGGGAVLRPENRAVLHAHTTVFYLQSSPEDIARRLRNDTGRPLLQGDDTLKRLKDLLAVRAALYEETAHYRIDTLRCGTGQVMRKVSMQAELAGLVPELSPTSAGSAASPR, encoded by the coding sequence ATGGCACCTTCCGTGTGTTTGATTGGGCTGCCCGGCAGTGGGAAATCCACCATTGGTCGGCAGCTGGCACGCCTTTGGGGTGTGGATTTTGTTGACTCCGACCATGTGATCGAGGCGCAGCTGGGCTGCTCGATCAAGGAGTATTTCTCGGCCCATGGCGAGCAGGCCTTCCGCGATGTGGAGGCCCAGGTGATTGCGACCTTGGCGACACGTGAGCGGGCCTGCATTCTGTCCACTGGTGGCGGTGCGGTGCTGCGGCCCGAGAACCGCGCGGTGCTGCATGCCCACACAACGGTGTTTTACCTGCAATCCAGCCCGGAAGACATCGCCCGGCGCCTGCGCAACGATACCGGCCGCCCCCTGCTGCAAGGCGATGACACGCTCAAGCGCCTCAAGGACCTGCTGGCCGTACGCGCCGCCTTGTATGAAGAGACGGCGCACTACCGCATCGACACCTTGCGCTGCGGCACCGGCCAGGTCATGCGCAAGGTCAGCATGCAGGCCGAGCTGGCTGGCCTGGTGCCGGAGCTATCGCCTACAAGCGCAGGCTCTGCAGCAAGTCCCCGATAA